Genomic window (Caldinitratiruptor microaerophilus):
CTCCCCCCGCCGGGCCGGGGCGCAAGGGCGGGGCCTCCGCCCCGCCCTCACCCCGGCGTCCGCGGCCGAGACTCGTGCCTTCCGGCAGCCGGCGCTACTTGATCACGCCGATGTCCTTGAGGATCTGCGCGTACCGGGGCTCCTCTTCGGCGATGAGCTTCTTGAAGTCTTCTGGCCCCAGGTAGCGGATCGTCAGGCCGTTCTTCTTGGCGTAACGCTCCTGCCAGCCCGGATCCTCGGTGACCTTCTTGAGCGTGTCGGCCCAGAACTTCACGGCGTCCGCCGGCATGTCGGGCGGGCCGACCACCCCGCGGAACTGGCGGAACACCACGTCGAGGCCCGACTCCTTGAAGGTGGGGACGTCCGGGAACATCGGCATGCGCTCCGGGGCCGCCACCGCGATCGGGCGGACCAGGCCGGCCTCGATCTGCGACATCGCCTCGTTCGGGTTGGCCCAGGCCACGTCGACCTGCTTGCCGAGCAGGTTCGTCATGACCTCGCCGCCGCTCTCGAACGGGATGTAGTTGAGCTTGACGCCGGCGGCCTTCTCCACGATGCCGGTGAGCATGTGGTCCTCGGCGCCGGTGGCGGTCCCGCCGATGCTGACGGCCTTCTCACCGCTCCTGGCCTTGTTGATGAAGTCCTGAACCGTCTTGAACGGCGAGTCCTTGGTGACCACCAGGAGGAACTCGTCCATCGCCAGGTTCGCCAGGGGGGTGAACGTGCTCGCCTTGATGCCGCCCTGCACCGTCAGGGGCGCGGACACCTGGCCGCTGATGAACGTCATGATCGTGTACGCGTCGCCCTTCTTCTGGGCCACGTAAGCGCCGCCCACCTGGCCGCTGGACCCGGGCTTGTTGACGACGACCACCGGCTGGGACAGGGCCTTGGTGTCCTGCAGGGACTGGACGATGTTGCGTGCCAGCACGTCGCTGCCGCCGCCCGCGGCGTAGGGTACGACGAACTCGATCGGCTTGTCCGGGTACGACGCCTTCGCCTGGGCCTGCGGCTGGGTCTGGCCCGACGGCTGCGTCTGGGCCTGGCTCCCCCCGGCCTGCGGCTTGGTTCCACCTCCTCCCCCACACCCGGCGAGAACCATCGCCACCACGCCGGCAGCCAACAGGGCCACGAACCTCTTCCCTCGCATCGCTCTCCCTCCCAAACTTGATTGCGAAGCTTGAGCGGCACCCCCGACCGGGGTCGGCGCCGCGCCCCCCCTGAGCTTGGCGTGGTCGGCCCCCTTCCGGACTCACCCGGCGCACCACTCGGGCATACGAATGATTTGGCTATCCCCTTACGACCTTTTCACTAGTCAGACGCAAGCAAGGACAGTACGGCCCGGGGACCGTCCGGAAGCGGGTCTTGCTCTGCGGCGCGCCGGGCCGGCGCCCGGCGCGGCCGCTCCCTCGCTACCGCCCGCGGAAGACGGGCTTACGCTTCTCGAGAAAAGCGGTCACGCCTTCCCGGAAGTCCTCACTCGTGTAGGCCATGGCGATCAGGTCTTCTCCGCCCTCGAACCGGCGGTGCGCCTGCAGCCGGCGGATGGCCTCCTTCGTCACCCGGATCGTGATGGGCGCGTGCTCGGCGATCTCCAGGGCCACGGCGCGCACGTACTCGTACAGCCGCTCCGCCGGCACGACCTCGTTCACCAGTCCGGCCTGCCGGGCTTCCTCCGCCTCGACGAGCCGGGCCCGGAAGATCATCTCCTTGGCACGACCCGGCCCCAGGAGGTCGACCAGCCGGGCGTAGTTCGCCATGGAGAGGCAGTTGCCCAGCGTGCGGGCGATCGGGATCCCGATCTTGCTCTCCGGCGTGCAGTACCGCAGGTCGCAGGCCAGGGCGATGCCGGCGCCGCCGCCCACCGCGTACCCCTCGATGGCGGCGATGGTGGGCTTGGTGACAGACTCCAGCCGCGAGACGACGCGGTCCATCCGCCGCTCGTACTCGATCCCGTCCTCCGCCGTGCGGAACGACGTGAACTGGCTGATGTCCGTACCGGCGACGAACGCCTTCCCGCCGGCTCCCCGCAGGATCAGCACCCGGATCTCGGGGTCGGCGTCGACCGTCTCGCACGCCGCCACCAGCCCGTCGTACATCGCCCACGTCATGGCGTTGCGGGCGTGGGGGCGGTTGAACGTCACGATCGCCAGGGGACCGTCGCGCTCGAACAGGAGCTCCGGCTCACTCACCGGCTGCACCTCCCGCCCGGCGGGTTTCTGCCGCTTCCCCGCGGCGGGCCATGGTGACCACGCCCGCCTCCGCCAGCGTCCGGATGTCCTCGTCGCTGTACCCGAGCTCCCGCAGCACCTCGGCGGTGTGCTCGCCGTAGAGCGGGGAGGGGCGCCGGATGCGCGCCGGCGTCTCCGACAGCTTCACCGCCGGCCCCAGCACCCGGATCCGCCCGCCCACGGGGTGGTCGATCTCCTGCACCATCCCCCGCTCCTGGACGTGCGGGTCGGCGAAGACCTCCGCGTAGTTGAGGATCGGCCCGCACGGGACCCCCGCCTCGTCCAGGACCTTCAGCCAGTGTGCCCGCGGCCGGGTCGAGGTGACCTCCTCGATCTCCCGGGCGAGCTGGTGGCGGTTCTTCACCCGGTTCGTGTCGTCCCTGTACTCCGGCCGCTCGATCAGGTCCGGGCGGCCGATCGCGTGGGCGAACCGCTCCCACGTGCGCTGGTTGGCGGCGCCCAGCGTGATGTAGCCGTCCGCACAGCGGATCGCCTGGTACGGAGCGGACATGCGGTGCGCCGACCCCATGGGCTCCGGGATGCCGCGCCCGGAGAAGTACTGCGCCGACTCCCACACCGAAAGGGCAACGCCCGCTTCCAGGAGGGAGGCGTCGATGTACTGCCCCTCGCCCGTCCGGAGCCGGTGCACGTACGCAGCCAGGATCGCCTGCAGCGCGAACAGCCCGGCCCCCAGGTCGGTGATCGGGATCCCGCACTTCATCGGCGGCAGCCCGACCTCCCCGGTGATCGACATGATGCCGGACATCCCCTGCGCCACCAGGTCGAACCCGCCCCGCTGGGCGTAGGGTCCCGTGTGGCCGAACCCCGAGATCGAGGCGTAGATCAGCCCCGGGTTCACCTTCCGCAGGTCCTCGTACCCCAGGCCGAACGAGTCCATGACGCCGGGACGGTAGTTCTCCACCAGGATGTCGGACCGGGCCGCCAGGGACCGGAAGATCTCGCGGCC
Coding sequences:
- a CDS encoding enoyl-CoA hydratase/isomerase family protein gives rise to the protein MSEPELLFERDGPLAIVTFNRPHARNAMTWAMYDGLVAACETVDADPEIRVLILRGAGGKAFVAGTDISQFTSFRTAEDGIEYERRMDRVVSRLESVTKPTIAAIEGYAVGGGAGIALACDLRYCTPESKIGIPIARTLGNCLSMANYARLVDLLGPGRAKEMIFRARLVEAEEARQAGLVNEVVPAERLYEYVRAVALEIAEHAPITIRVTKEAIRRLQAHRRFEGGEDLIAMAYTSEDFREGVTAFLEKRKPVFRGR
- a CDS encoding CaiB/BaiF CoA transferase family protein, whose protein sequence is MKQALSGVRVLDVTQVMAGPFCTMLLGDMGADVIKVEPPGGDPTRKMAGSLGTESPSFWAINRNKRGIVLNLKDERGREIFRSLAARSDILVENYRPGVMDSFGLGYEDLRKVNPGLIYASISGFGHTGPYAQRGGFDLVAQGMSGIMSITGEVGLPPMKCGIPITDLGAGLFALQAILAAYVHRLRTGEGQYIDASLLEAGVALSVWESAQYFSGRGIPEPMGSAHRMSAPYQAIRCADGYITLGAANQRTWERFAHAIGRPDLIERPEYRDDTNRVKNRHQLAREIEEVTSTRPRAHWLKVLDEAGVPCGPILNYAEVFADPHVQERGMVQEIDHPVGGRIRVLGPAVKLSETPARIRRPSPLYGEHTAEVLRELGYSDEDIRTLAEAGVVTMARRGEAAETRRAGGAAGE
- a CDS encoding Bug family tripartite tricarboxylate transporter substrate binding protein, with the protein product MRGKRFVALLAAGVVAMVLAGCGGGGGTKPQAGGSQAQTQPSGQTQPQAQAKASYPDKPIEFVVPYAAGGGSDVLARNIVQSLQDTKALSQPVVVVNKPGSSGQVGGAYVAQKKGDAYTIMTFISGQVSAPLTVQGGIKASTFTPLANLAMDEFLLVVTKDSPFKTVQDFINKARSGEKAVSIGGTATGAEDHMLTGIVEKAAGVKLNYIPFESGGEVMTNLLGKQVDVAWANPNEAMSQIEAGLVRPIAVAAPERMPMFPDVPTFKESGLDVVFRQFRGVVGPPDMPADAVKFWADTLKKVTEDPGWQERYAKKNGLTIRYLGPEDFKKLIAEEEPRYAQILKDIGVIK